The DNA region GACAGGTTCATTGCTTACACATCCGTGCGCTTGCCGGCGTCGGCGCCGGGGCCGTACCGCTCGAACCAGCCGCGCGCGCGGCGCGCGAGGCTGTCGAAGCCGAGATAGATCACCGGCGTCGTGAACAGCGTCAGCACCTGCGACACGATCAGGCCGCCGGCGATCGCGATCCCGAGCGGCTGGCGCAGCTCGGAGCCGGCGCCCGCGCCGACGATCAGTGGCACCGCGCCGAGCAGCGCGGCGAGCGTCGTCATCAGGATCGGCCGGAAGCGCAGCAGGCACGCCTGGTAGATCGCCTCGCGCGGCGGCTTGCCCTCGACCCGTTCGGCCTCGAGCGCGAAGTCGATCATCATGATCGCGTTCTTCTTCACGATGCCGATCAGCAGCACGATCCCGATGATCCCGATGATGTCGAGGTCGTGCCCGGTGATCATCAGCGCGAGCAGCGCGCCGACGCCGGCCGACGGCAGCGTCGACAGAATCGTGATCGGGTGGATGTAGCTCTCGTACAGCACGCCGAGCACGATGTACATCGTGATGACCGCCGCGAGGATCAGGAACAGCTGGTTCGACAGCGACGCCTGGAACGCGAGCGCCGCGCCCTGGAAGCGCGTCTGGAACGAGCCGGGCAGGCCGATGTCCTTCTCGGCCGCGCCGATCGCCTTCACGGCCTCGCCGAGCGACGCGCCCGGGGCGAGGTTGAACGAGATCGTCGTCGACGGGAACTGCGACAGGTGCGCGATCAGCAGCGGCGACGGCCGTTCATGGAACGACGCGATCGACGACAGCGGCACCTGGCCGCCGCCGGCGGACGGCAGGTAGATGTCGTTCAGCGATTCGGCGTAATGCTGCTCCTTCGGCTCCGACTCGAGAATCACGCGGTACTGGTTCGACTGCGTGAAGATCGTCGACACGATGCGCTGGCCGAACGCGTCGTACAGCGCGTTGTCGACGGTCGCCGGCGTGATGCCGAAGCGCGCGGCGCTGGCGCGGTCGATCTCGATGTACACCGACTGGCCGTTGCTCTGCAGGTCGGTCGCGACGTCGGCGAGCGACGGCTCCTTCTGCAGCCGCGTGACGAGCTTCGGCACCCAGGTCGCGAACTCGTCGGGGTTCGGGCTCGTCAGCATGAACTGGTACTGCGTCGGGCTCACGGTCGAGTCGATCGTCAGATCCTGCACCGACTGCATGAACAGCGTGATGCCGGTCACGTTCGCGACGCGCTGCTGCAGGTCGCGGATGATCTGCGCGGACGACTCGGAGCGGTGGTCGCGCGCCTTCAGGTTGATCAGCATCCGGCCGCTGTTCAGCGTGATGTTGCTGCCGTCGACGCCGATGAACGACGTGAGGCTTTCGACGTTCGGATCCTTCAGGATCTCGGCCGCGAGCGCCTGCTGACGTTCGGCCATCGCGCCGTAGGAAATCGACTGCGGCGCCTGGGTGATCGCCTGGATCACGCCGGTATCCTGCGCGGGGAAGAAGCCCTTCGGTATGTACACGTAGAGCAGGGCGGTCAGCGCGAGCGTGAGCAGCGCGACGACGAGCGTCGAGCCCTGGCGGTTCAGCACCCATTCGAGCGCGACCCCGTAGCGCGCGATCACCGCATCGATCACGCGGTGCACGCGCGCCTCGAAGCGGTGGCTTTCCGGCGGCGGCGAATGGCGCAGCAGCTTCGCGCACATCATCGGCACGAGCGTGAGCGACACGATTGCCGAGATGACGATCGTCACCGCGAGCGTGATCGCGAATTCGTGGAACAGGCGGCCGACCACGTCGCCCATGAACAGCAGCGGGATCAGCACCGCGATCAGCGACACCGTCAGCGAGATGATCGTGAAGCCGATCTGCCTCGACCCCTTCAGCGCGGCCTCGAGGCCGGTGTGGCCTTCCTCGACGTAGCGTGCGATGTTCTCGATCATCACGATCGCGTCGTCGACGACGAAGCCGGTCGCGATGGTGAGCGCCATCAGCGACAGGTTGTTCAGCGAGAAGCCGGCCATGTACATCACCGCGAGCGTGCCGATCAGCGACAGCGGCACCGACAGGCTCGGGATGATCGTCGCGTAGACGTTCGCGAGGAACAGGTACATCACCAGCACGACCAGCACGACCGCGAGCAGCAGCTCGAACTGCACGTCGCGCACGGCGGCGCGGATCATCGTCGTGCGGTCGGTGACGACCTGCACGTCGAGCGCCGCGGGCAGCGTTTCCTGCAGCTTCGGCAGCTGCGCCTTGATCGCGTCGACGGTCGCGATCACGTTCGCGCCCGGCTGGCGCTGCACGTTCAGGATGATCGCCGGCTCCGCGTTCACCCATGCGCCGAGCTTGGTGTTCTCCGAGCCGGCGACCACCTTCGCGACGTCGGTCAGCATCACCGGGCGGCCGCTCTTGTACGCGACGACCGCGGAGTTGTACTGGTCGGCGCTGGTGAGCTGGTCGTTGGCGTTGATCGTGTACGCGCGCGTCGGGCCGTCGAAGTTGCCCTTCGGCGTGTTCACGTTCAGGTTCGAGATCGTCGTGCGCAGGTCGTCGAGGTTCATCCCGTACTGCGCGAGCGCGGTCGGGTTCGCCTGGATCCGCACGGCCGGCCGGTTGCCGCCCGACAGGCTGACGAGGCCGACGCCGGCGATCTGCGAGATCTTCATCGCGAGGCGCGTATCGGTCAGGTCCTGCACCTGCGTGAGCGGCAAGGTTTTCGACGTGATGGCGAGCGTCAGCACCGGCGCGTCGGCCGGGTTGACCTTCGCGTAGATCGGCGGGGCCGGGAGGTCGGACGGCAGCAGGTTGCCGGCCGCGTTGATCGCGGCCTGGACTTCCTGCTCGGCGATGTCGAGCGGCAGGTCGAGCGAGAACTGCAGCGTGATCACCGACGCGCCGGCCGAGCTTTGCGACGACATCTGGTTCAGCGACGGCATCTGCCCGAATTGCCGCTCGAGCGGCGCGGTGACCGACGACGTCATCACCTCCGGGCTCGCGCCCGGATAGAAGGTCTGGACCTGGATCGTCGGGTAGTCGACTTCCGGCAGCGCGGCGAGCGGCAGGAAGCGCAGCGCGACGAGGCCGGCCAGCATGATCGCCGCCATCAGGAGGGCGGTGCCGACCGGCCGGAGAATGAAGAGGCGGGATGGATTCATCGAGCGGCCCGCGCGTTACTGGGCCGCGGGGGCCGCGGCCTGCGACGCGCCGTGCTTGTGTCCGCCGCGGTG from Burkholderia ambifaria AMMD includes:
- a CDS encoding MdtB/MuxB family multidrug efflux RND transporter permease subunit → MNPSRLFILRPVGTALLMAAIMLAGLVALRFLPLAALPEVDYPTIQVQTFYPGASPEVMTSSVTAPLERQFGQMPSLNQMSSQSSAGASVITLQFSLDLPLDIAEQEVQAAINAAGNLLPSDLPAPPIYAKVNPADAPVLTLAITSKTLPLTQVQDLTDTRLAMKISQIAGVGLVSLSGGNRPAVRIQANPTALAQYGMNLDDLRTTISNLNVNTPKGNFDGPTRAYTINANDQLTSADQYNSAVVAYKSGRPVMLTDVAKVVAGSENTKLGAWVNAEPAIILNVQRQPGANVIATVDAIKAQLPKLQETLPAALDVQVVTDRTTMIRAAVRDVQFELLLAVVLVVLVMYLFLANVYATIIPSLSVPLSLIGTLAVMYMAGFSLNNLSLMALTIATGFVVDDAIVMIENIARYVEEGHTGLEAALKGSRQIGFTIISLTVSLIAVLIPLLFMGDVVGRLFHEFAITLAVTIVISAIVSLTLVPMMCAKLLRHSPPPESHRFEARVHRVIDAVIARYGVALEWVLNRQGSTLVVALLTLALTALLYVYIPKGFFPAQDTGVIQAITQAPQSISYGAMAERQQALAAEILKDPNVESLTSFIGVDGSNITLNSGRMLINLKARDHRSESSAQIIRDLQQRVANVTGITLFMQSVQDLTIDSTVSPTQYQFMLTSPNPDEFATWVPKLVTRLQKEPSLADVATDLQSNGQSVYIEIDRASAARFGITPATVDNALYDAFGQRIVSTIFTQSNQYRVILESEPKEQHYAESLNDIYLPSAGGGQVPLSSIASFHERPSPLLIAHLSQFPSTTISFNLAPGASLGEAVKAIGAAEKDIGLPGSFQTRFQGAALAFQASLSNQLFLILAAVITMYIVLGVLYESYIHPITILSTLPSAGVGALLALMITGHDLDIIGIIGIVLLIGIVKKNAIMMIDFALEAERVEGKPPREAIYQACLLRFRPILMTTLAALLGAVPLIVGAGAGSELRQPLGIAIAGGLIVSQVLTLFTTPVIYLGFDSLARRARGWFERYGPGADAGKRTDV